A genome region from Arthrobacter sp. SLBN-100 includes the following:
- a CDS encoding carbohydrate ABC transporter permease, whose translation MTATMQPKTEAADAPRRGRRIPGAGGKARSRGGAMQFGHWWWALPGIVLVIAIHYVATGIGGYFAFTNWTGIGSFKVVGWQNFEAIFKDPTKLGALTNTLFLAFGSVFLGNVGGLIIALGLNRVLKTRYILRTLFFMPVVLSPLATAYIWKYIFDFDGPINAFLTAIGAGDLAKPWLADPQWAIWTVLVVLVWGSTGFAMVIFMAGLAGVPVEVEEAAAIDGANLWQRFRHVVLPAIRPAVAIATTLGIVQGLRVFDPIMALTGGGPAGATETLATQVYKQAFALGNFGGGAALALVLAFIILFFAVIQQRLTRSNPED comes from the coding sequence ATGACTGCGACGATGCAACCGAAAACCGAAGCAGCTGATGCACCCCGGCGAGGCAGGCGCATTCCGGGGGCGGGCGGCAAGGCCCGCTCCCGGGGTGGAGCCATGCAGTTCGGCCATTGGTGGTGGGCGCTGCCGGGCATCGTCCTGGTCATCGCCATCCACTACGTGGCCACCGGCATCGGCGGCTACTTCGCCTTCACTAACTGGACCGGCATCGGCTCGTTCAAGGTGGTGGGCTGGCAGAACTTCGAGGCCATCTTCAAGGACCCGACCAAGCTCGGGGCCCTGACCAACACCCTCTTCCTGGCCTTTGGTTCGGTCTTCCTGGGCAACGTCGGAGGCCTCATCATCGCCCTGGGCCTGAACCGGGTTCTCAAGACCCGGTACATCCTGCGCACGCTCTTCTTCATGCCGGTGGTCCTCAGCCCGCTGGCTACGGCCTACATCTGGAAGTACATCTTCGACTTTGATGGCCCCATCAACGCCTTCCTTACCGCGATAGGAGCGGGCGACCTTGCCAAGCCCTGGCTCGCGGACCCGCAGTGGGCCATCTGGACAGTCCTGGTGGTACTCGTGTGGGGTTCCACCGGCTTCGCCATGGTGATTTTCATGGCCGGCCTGGCGGGAGTTCCCGTGGAGGTCGAGGAGGCAGCGGCCATCGACGGCGCCAACCTGTGGCAACGCTTCAGACACGTTGTCCTGCCGGCCATCCGGCCCGCCGTCGCCATTGCCACAACCCTCGGAATCGTCCAGGGGCTCCGGGTCTTTGACCCCATCATGGCCCTGACCGGAGGAGGTCCGGCGGGCGCCACCGAAACGCTGGCCACCCAGGTCTACAAGCAGGCATTCGCGCTCGGTAATTTTGGCGGTGGTGCCGCCCTGGCCCTGGTGCTCGCCTTCATCATCCTTTTCTTCGCCGTGATTCAGCAGCGGCTGACGCGCTCGAACCCGGAGGACTAA
- a CDS encoding carbohydrate ABC transporter permease, which translates to MFRYTKVTLLREIGLWALALVFLAPFYFLVTTALKADGEIYTTSPLALPKTPDFSNFLDVLTATGNSNVVMGLVNSTIITAGSIIGLIALGSITGYVISRSTARWSKGTYYLFLIAIILPGQLGAVPLYMGARALGLTGSAWGMIILYTGMLLPLAIFLYSNFFRGLGTDYEEAATIDGASKSQIFSKVVLPMMAPATGTVTIFAGLIVWNDFFTSLIFLGGSANQTLPVAMYYYIGSLVSEWNSIFAIVIVSMVPILALFLFAQKRFIQGFSGGLKG; encoded by the coding sequence ATGTTCCGCTACACCAAGGTCACCCTGCTTCGTGAAATCGGACTCTGGGCCCTGGCGCTGGTCTTCCTCGCCCCCTTCTACTTCCTGGTGACCACCGCCCTGAAGGCGGACGGCGAGATCTACACCACCTCGCCCCTGGCGCTGCCGAAAACGCCGGACTTCAGCAACTTCCTGGATGTCCTTACAGCCACGGGCAACTCCAACGTGGTGATGGGGCTCGTGAACAGCACCATCATCACCGCGGGCAGCATCATTGGACTGATCGCACTCGGTTCGATCACCGGATATGTGATCTCCCGCAGCACCGCCCGCTGGAGCAAAGGCACCTACTACCTGTTCCTGATCGCCATCATCCTCCCCGGCCAACTCGGCGCCGTACCCCTTTATATGGGTGCACGCGCCCTGGGCCTGACGGGATCCGCCTGGGGCATGATCATCCTCTACACGGGCATGCTCCTTCCGCTCGCGATCTTCCTCTACTCCAACTTCTTCCGCGGCCTCGGAACGGACTACGAAGAGGCCGCAACCATCGACGGCGCCAGCAAGTCCCAGATCTTTTCCAAGGTGGTCCTGCCGATGATGGCGCCCGCCACCGGTACCGTGACCATCTTTGCCGGACTCATCGTGTGGAACGACTTCTTCACATCGCTGATCTTCCTGGGCGGCTCAGCCAACCAGACCCTGCCGGTAGCCATGTACTACTACATCGGCTCACTGGTCTCCGAATGGAACTCGATCTTCGCCATCGTGATCGTGTCCATGGTCCCCATCCTTGCCCTGTTCCTGTTCGCGCAGAAGAGATTCATCCAGGGCTTCTCCGGCGGCCTGAAAGGCTGA
- a CDS encoding TIM barrel protein, giving the protein MYQLAPNIDLLFSEAGSSAADRVRAAAAAGFDAVEMWGPTGKDIPALKEALEETGVQLTAQLAEPRMQFMIPPKDHAPFYTGLDAGVEVARQLGCPRIVVGSGTGFGGRKRQDQLDELIEIFSKGVAHIEGSGITLVLEPVNIRVDHPGALLDRTSEAVYVAKGVNSPSFGVLYDLYHSTVEGEDVAAELANAGDLIKYVQVADAPGRGEPGSGSIDWPARFADLRNSGYTGPIGLEYYPTIDSAKSVRRIQELVAGR; this is encoded by the coding sequence ATGTACCAGCTCGCACCCAACATCGACCTTTTGTTCTCAGAAGCAGGCTCCAGCGCCGCCGACCGTGTCCGCGCCGCAGCCGCCGCCGGATTCGATGCCGTAGAAATGTGGGGCCCCACGGGGAAGGACATTCCCGCCCTCAAGGAAGCCCTCGAAGAAACCGGAGTCCAGCTCACCGCCCAGTTGGCAGAGCCGCGGATGCAGTTCATGATCCCGCCCAAGGACCACGCGCCGTTCTACACCGGACTGGATGCAGGCGTCGAAGTGGCCCGCCAGCTCGGCTGCCCCCGGATAGTGGTGGGCAGCGGCACCGGCTTCGGCGGCCGCAAGCGGCAGGACCAGCTGGACGAGCTGATCGAAATCTTCAGCAAGGGCGTAGCGCACATCGAGGGTTCCGGCATCACGCTGGTCCTCGAACCGGTGAACATTCGTGTTGACCATCCTGGAGCTCTCCTGGACCGGACGTCGGAAGCTGTCTACGTCGCCAAGGGCGTCAACTCGCCCAGCTTCGGTGTCCTCTACGACCTCTACCACTCCACCGTTGAGGGCGAGGACGTGGCGGCAGAGCTCGCCAATGCCGGGGACCTCATCAAATACGTGCAGGTGGCCGATGCTCCGGGCCGCGGCGAACCCGGTTCCGGCTCCATTGACTGGCCCGCCCGGTTTGCCGACCTGCGGAACAGCGGTTACACCGGCCCCATCGGCCTCGAGTACTACCCCACCATCGACTCGGCAAAGTCGGTGCGCCGCATCCAGGAACTGGTGGCGGGACGGTGA